A window from Mycobacterium botniense encodes these proteins:
- a CDS encoding arabinosyltransferase domain-containing protein: protein MVGTVLAVVTPLLPVTQTTARLDWPQNGVFASVEAPLIGYVATDLSITIPCRAAAGLAGPANSAKRVLLSTVPKQAPNAVDRGLLIERANGDLVVVVRNTPVVAAPMGQVLSPACQRLTFTARTDKVVGEFVGLRQGPHADHPGAPLRGERGGYDFRPQIVGVFTDLAGPAPSGLSFSATLDTRYSSSPTPLKLAAMVLGVAATVAALIALHILDTADGTRHRRFLPPRWWSFSGLDGLVTAVLVWWHFVGANTADDGYILTMARVSEHAGYMANYYRWFGTPEAPFGWYYDLLALWAHVTTASIWMRLPTLAMALTCWWVISREIIPRLGHAVKHSRAAAWTAAGMFLAVWLPLNNGLRPEPIIALGILLTWCSVERAVATSRLLPVAVACIIGALTLFSGPTGIASIGALLVAIGPLRTILHRRTKRFGVLPLVAPIAAAATVAVILIFRDQTFAGEIQASMLKRAVGPSLSWFDEHIRYERLFMASPDGSVARRFAVLALAVALAVSVAMSLRKGRIPGTAAGPSRRIIGITVISFIAMMFTPTKWTHHFGVFAGLAGSLGALAAVAVTAAAMRSRRNRTVFAAVVLFVVALSFASVNGWWYVSSFGVPWSNKFPEWKFGFTTMLLGLTVLTLLVAAWFHFAYNGDGPQLRHSSRVARITQSPLAVASWALVFFEVLSLTLAMIHQYPAWSVGRSNLQALTGKTCGLADDVMVEQDPNAGMLAPIGVPVRDALGANFAEGFEPNGIPADVSADPVLERPGDRSFLSDDGLITSSEAGTEGGTTAAPGINGSRARLPYDLDPARTPVLGSWRPGVQIPARLRSAWYRLPPREKAGPLLVVSAAGRFDPGEVQVQWAGDDGKPAGAMGFADVGAAPAWRNLRAPLAAIPRSATRVRVIADDDDLAPQHWIALTPPRIPHLRSLQQVVGSTDPVLLDWLVGLAFPCQRPFGHQNGVIETPKWRILPDRFGAEANSPVMDKNGGGPLGITELLVRASTVPSYLKDDWFRDWGALERLTPYYPDAQPARLVLGSATRSGLWSPAPLRHW from the coding sequence ATGGTGGGAACCGTGCTGGCGGTCGTCACGCCACTGCTGCCGGTCACCCAGACGACCGCCCGATTGGACTGGCCCCAAAACGGCGTCTTCGCCAGCGTCGAAGCCCCGCTGATCGGTTATGTGGCCACCGACCTGTCCATCACCATTCCGTGCCGGGCAGCCGCCGGACTGGCCGGACCGGCCAATAGCGCCAAGCGGGTGCTGTTGTCGACGGTGCCCAAGCAGGCACCCAACGCGGTCGATCGCGGCCTGCTCATCGAACGCGCCAATGGCGATCTGGTGGTCGTGGTGCGCAACACCCCGGTAGTCGCCGCCCCAATGGGCCAGGTGCTCAGCCCGGCGTGTCAGCGGCTGACCTTCACCGCCCGCACCGACAAAGTCGTCGGGGAATTCGTCGGGCTCCGGCAAGGCCCACACGCTGACCACCCCGGAGCGCCGCTTCGCGGTGAACGGGGGGGCTACGATTTCCGGCCGCAAATCGTCGGTGTGTTCACCGATCTGGCCGGGCCCGCACCGTCCGGGCTGAGCTTCTCGGCGACGCTCGACACTCGCTACAGCAGCTCACCCACACCGCTGAAACTGGCGGCGATGGTTCTCGGGGTGGCGGCGACCGTCGCTGCGCTGATCGCGCTGCATATTCTCGACACCGCTGACGGCACCCGTCACCGGCGTTTTCTGCCGCCGCGCTGGTGGTCGTTCAGCGGGCTGGACGGGCTGGTCACTGCGGTGCTGGTGTGGTGGCATTTCGTCGGCGCCAACACCGCCGACGACGGCTACATCCTGACCATGGCCCGCGTCTCCGAGCACGCCGGGTATATGGCCAACTACTACCGCTGGTTCGGCACGCCGGAGGCGCCGTTCGGCTGGTACTACGACCTGCTGGCGCTCTGGGCGCACGTCACCACCGCCAGCATCTGGATGCGGTTGCCCACCCTGGCGATGGCGCTGACGTGCTGGTGGGTGATCAGCCGCGAGATCATTCCCCGACTTGGTCACGCCGTCAAACACAGCCGAGCCGCGGCCTGGACGGCGGCAGGCATGTTCCTGGCGGTGTGGCTGCCGCTGAACAACGGTCTGCGCCCGGAGCCGATCATCGCACTGGGTATCCTGCTGACCTGGTGTTCGGTGGAGCGGGCGGTGGCCACCAGCCGGCTGTTGCCGGTCGCGGTCGCCTGCATCATCGGAGCGCTGACCCTGTTCTCGGGGCCGACCGGTATCGCATCCATCGGGGCGCTGCTGGTGGCGATCGGGCCGCTGCGCACCATCCTGCACCGTCGTACCAAACGGTTTGGAGTATTGCCGCTGGTGGCGCCCATCGCGGCCGCGGCGACGGTGGCGGTGATCTTGATTTTCCGCGACCAGACGTTCGCCGGTGAGATTCAGGCCAGCATGCTCAAACGTGCCGTCGGACCCAGCTTGAGTTGGTTCGACGAACACATCCGTTACGAGCGGCTGTTCATGGCCAGCCCGGACGGCTCAGTGGCGCGCCGGTTCGCCGTGCTGGCGCTGGCCGTCGCACTGGCGGTGTCGGTGGCGATGTCGTTGCGCAAGGGCCGGATTCCCGGCACCGCGGCCGGGCCAAGCCGGCGCATCATCGGCATCACCGTCATCTCGTTCATCGCGATGATGTTCACCCCCACCAAGTGGACACACCATTTCGGGGTGTTCGCCGGGCTGGCCGGCTCACTGGGCGCACTGGCTGCGGTCGCGGTCACCGCGGCAGCGATGCGCTCGCGGCGCAACCGCACAGTGTTCGCCGCGGTGGTGCTGTTCGTGGTCGCATTGTCGTTCGCCAGCGTGAACGGCTGGTGGTACGTGTCCAGTTTCGGTGTGCCGTGGTCAAATAAGTTTCCCGAGTGGAAGTTCGGCTTCACCACGATGCTGCTGGGGCTGACGGTGCTTACTCTGCTGGTGGCCGCGTGGTTTCACTTCGCCTACAACGGCGATGGCCCGCAGCTTCGGCATTCCTCGCGGGTCGCGCGTATCACCCAGTCGCCCTTGGCTGTTGCGTCTTGGGCGTTAGTCTTCTTCGAGGTGTTGTCGCTGACTCTGGCGATGATCCACCAGTATCCGGCGTGGTCGGTGGGCCGTTCTAATCTGCAGGCGCTGACCGGCAAGACATGCGGACTGGCTGACGACGTGATGGTCGAGCAAGATCCCAACGCCGGCATGCTCGCACCGATCGGAGTGCCCGTGCGGGACGCGTTGGGCGCCAACTTCGCTGAGGGATTCGAACCCAACGGCATTCCCGCCGACGTCTCGGCCGACCCGGTGCTGGAGCGTCCCGGTGACCGCAGTTTTCTCAGCGACGACGGGCTCATCACCAGCAGCGAGGCCGGAACCGAGGGCGGGACGACCGCCGCACCGGGGATCAACGGTTCGCGCGCACGGCTGCCCTACGACTTGGATCCGGCCCGCACGCCGGTGCTGGGCAGTTGGCGCCCGGGGGTGCAGATACCGGCCAGGCTGCGCTCGGCCTGGTACCGGCTGCCGCCCCGGGAAAAGGCGGGGCCGCTGCTGGTGGTGTCGGCGGCGGGGCGGTTCGATCCGGGCGAGGTGCAGGTGCAGTGGGCTGGTGACGACGGAAAACCAGCTGGTGCAATGGGTTTCGCCGATGTGGGTGCGGCCCCGGCCTGGCGGAACCTGCGGGCGCCGCTGGCCGCGATCCCGCGCAGCGCCACCCGGGTGCGGGTGATCGCCGACGACGATGACCTGGCGCCGCAACACTGGATCGCGTTGACCCCGCCGCGCATTCCGCATCTGCGCTCATTGCAGCAGGTTGTCGGCTCGACCGATCCGGTGCTGCTGGACTGGTTGGTGGGCCTCGCATTCCCCTGCCAGCGGCCGTTCGGCCACCAAAACGGTGTCATCGAGACGCCGAAATGGCGGATCTTGCCCGACCGGTTCGGCGCCGAGGCCAATTCACCGGTGATGGACAAAAACGGCGGCGGGCCGCTGGGTATCACCGAACTGCTGGTGCGCGCGAGCACCGTGCCGAGCTACCTCAAAGACGATTGGTTCAGAGACTGGGGGGCGTTGGAGCGGTTGACGCCCTATTACCCGGATGCCCAGCCCGCCCGTCTCGTCCTGGGTTCGGCAACACGCAGCGGCCTCTGGAGCCCTGCGCCGCTGCGACATTGGTAG